The genomic interval TATGGGGGTTGGCCCGCGATTGAATAGCTTTTAATATTTGGATATTCATGCAGGGCAGAAGTGATGGAATCGGCACTGGGAGTTGATTTAAACGCCAGAATTCCATTCTGGGCATTAGCCAGTGTGTTCGCAAAACGCCGGTCGCTCGCTGAACCCGATATATTATTACGATTGAAATCAGGTGTATCAAAAAGAATATCGAAGACAGTGAGTTGGGCTCCCGAGTTGGTAAAGTATTCAGTTGCAACCTGATAGAACTCACGGGGCCACGGCCAATACATGCCGTTTTTATTGAAGTACGAAAGACTTTTTTCATCAATTGATACTAATACAATCTTGTTATTGGGATCTTCCTGCTGAAGATATCGGAATTTATAATCGAGTATTAGCTGGTCGAGCGCATCGAAGGTATGGGTAGAAAATCCCACTAGGCTCACTATAAAAAAACTGAGACCAAGAAGTATTAGGTGTATGTCCTTGTTGGAACTGCTAATAATTCTCTCTTTTTAAATTGATTGATCCCTATTACATCCAACTAATGATTGCTCTAATGTATAGAATATGTTACAGAAAAAGCAATCAGCAATTGTCGGTTCTGTTTGCTTACCAAGATATGCTTACTTCCAATAAACAACTATACTCCCGACTGACATCGAAAAAAATAGCGGAATCGGGGGCATATGAACTGCTCAATAGTATGCTTCATATGATTGATGAGGCGGCACACTTTGTACACCTTGAAGGCCCCAAAAGTCAATCAGAAAATATTAAACTTTCTAAATAACTAAAGAAGAATACAGCCATGGGAAATTTGATAATACCACTGTGCTTATTACTGGTGGTGCCGGTGGTATTGGTCGGGAAATAACACATCAATTTCTTGATCACGGAGCTACTGTAGAGCTTTGGGATTTGGATAGCAAGATGGATAATGACTATTACTGAGCAATGGAAGGGGCAAGGACCCACTGCACATTTTGGAAAAGTGGGTGTAACAGATTGCCAGGAAGTTACTGAGGCACGAGATAAACTGTTAGGTTCGGCTTCAATGGAAAGCCCCTACTGGATTTCTGTAAAATTTAATTTTAACGGATTCCGGTCTTAGCAATAATACGATATCATGCTATAAAGCCTGTCATCTTTTAAGAGCGGGCTTTTTTATGGCTTATGCTAGTAGCATGATTTAATATAATGCGTTTTTAAATTCGTACTGCGTATTGCGTATCTTCCTGCGTTATCTGTAATACGTAATTTTAGTATTGAAAACTTCTGCCAAATATATTGCCGACCGAATCCGTCTGATGATTGCCACCAAGCAATTTCAGGTGGGAGAGACCCTGCCATCCACGCGTCAACTTGGGCAACAGCTGGATTCCAGTTTCCATACCGTACGTAAAGCTTATCATATCTTGGCCGATGAAGGACTCATTCGTAGCGAGCGCGGTAAAGGATTTATTGTAGAGCGCCAGAATACGAACCTTGATAAGGCCGACCGGCTGGAAGTGGGAGCCGATAAGATGCGCAGCCTCTTGGAAGAACTTATTGGCTATGGACTGGACGAATCCGAAATTGATGAGCTGTTTCAGGAACAGCTAAGCTTTATGGAGTGGCCGGATCGTATTGAAACATGTGCCAGTATTGGAGAAACTGATGAACTGGGAAGCATGTTGGCCGAAGCCATTCAGCAGGAGGTAGGTGTGCGCAGCCGGGTGCTTAATGACAATCAATATAATGAGACCGTCAAATATGATGCGTTGTTTGTACCTATCCAGCTGGTGAATAAGTTTAATGATTTTTCAGAGCAAGGACGGCTGTTGCCCATTGTTTATAGCATTGATCCCGATACACTGCTTTCAGTTGTGGATCGTGCGGCCATAGAAACAATAGGGCTGGTAACGGCTGACGATGAAACTATCCCTAAAATTATTAAAGAGTTGAAAGTAAGCATAAAATTCGGAGGCTCATTTGTGGCAGGAGCTACTTATGGAAGTTCACTGCCGCTGTTCGTAAGAGAAACCGATCTGATTTTATATACCTCTGAAAGTGCTAAGCTTGTAGAGCAGAAAATTCCTGAACGGAGGCGCATCAAGTTGGAGTATCGCATTTCGGAACAGAGCGCAAAAACCATTCGTGCCGAACTGTGGGACCAGTAAAAAATTGAGAATTAAAAATGAAGAATTATAAACGAGTTTGATTTTTATCCCCCATCTTCAATTTCCAGTAACCAGTAACCAGTAACCAGTAACCAGTAACCAGTAACCAGTTGTCTGATAAGAAGATCAAAAAAATAATAAATCGAGCTGTTCAGGCGGTGAATGCCGAGATTGAAGCTGTGCGTGAAAAGCCGGCCCGCGATGTGCTATACGATGGAACCCGGCTCGAGGATCATCCGCCCGATACTTTTTACTACCAGTTCGAATCTCAGAACCGTTCTCTTCGGTTTGCGGAAGTGATTACAGCTGATATGGATGAAGAAGATGAGCTGGAATTGTATCCCGTTGAAGTCAATGACAAGAAGGTGGTGCTGGATTTCCCTCACAATATGGGAGCAAATATTCCAAAAGTGAGTATAGAATGGGAAAACGACTTTGTGCTTCGACGGTTACTTATGGAGCTTAAAAAAATGCTTAGCTCAGACAATGATGATCCGCGAAAGCGGATGGAACGGCTGTTTTATCCAGATAATGATGCCCATCACGACGAGGATGACCAAATTCGGGTGTTGGATGACAGCCGCCGGAACGATGCCCAGCATGAATCGCTGATCAAAGCACTGCAAAATCAGGTGTTGTATGTTTGGGGACCGCCGGGTACGGGAAAAACATCAACGCTGGGGTTTATGATTGCCAACTATCTTATCAAAGGGAAGCGTGTCCTCTTTGCGGCTAATACCAATCGAGCAGTGGATGTAGGATTATTAAGTGCACTTAAAGCACTTACATCCGTAGAAAAAGAACATCTGGAAGAAGAGATTACGCGTTTTGGAGAGATAGCGTTAGACAGTGAGCGGCTGGAAGATGTGCTTTTTGAGCAGAAGATGCAGAAAAAAGATCGCAAACAAAAAGAGGAAGCTGGTAATCTGGATAACCTGCTGGGCGAATATCAGAAATTGCAGGAAGAGATCGATACGCTCATAGATCACGATGAAGAGGTACCAGAGGAACTGGACGAGCGCATTAATATGCTGGGGCAGCGGCTGGATGAGTACGGTGGCGAAGCTGCAGTAGAAGAAAAAATAGATCAACTGCGGACTGTCAATGAGCGGGTAGAGCTGGAGCGTATGCAGCTGGTGGCCACGACGTTGGCCAAGGTATGTACGTCGGATCTGTTTAATGGTCAGCATTTTGATGCAGTGGTTATTGACGAGGCTTCGATGGCAAACTTGCCTTATCTGATGGTGTTGGCGGCCAAAGCGAAATCGCATATCGTGGTAGTGGGTGATCCTATGCAATTGCCACCCATTGCATTAACGGATGATATTGATGCTCGCAATTTTCTGGAGGAAGATATTTTTACCTTTGCATCCAAAGCTGAAACTACTGAAGATTTGTTTGACTGGCACGACCAGCATCGCCCGCTCACTACTTTTTATGATACGCAATATCGGCTTAATGAAGACTTAGCTGAGGTGCTGAGCACGGTGTTTTATGAAGGACGGCTGGAGACGGCAAGTCCAGATAAGGAGTCAGATCCGATGATTGGCCAGCAGCAAAGCAGCAATACTACAGTCAATGTTATTGACAGTCAAAAATATGGGCCGCGGCTTACCCAAAAAGATGAAGACAAAGGATTTCAGCCAGTCAATGAAGTGCATACTAGAATATTGCTCAAAATACTCAAACGATTGGTGATAAAAAATCACGTACCTGTGGATGAGATTGGCATTATTGTACCTTTTCGCAGTACAGTGTATGATATCCGTAATGCGCTGTACAATAATGATTACGGGATGGTTGAAGTGGGCACCATCCATACTTTTCAGGGGCGTGAAAAAGATGTGGTCATTTTTGATACCGTGATGAGCGGTGAAGAGCAATACGGCCGGCGCCGACATTATTCAGTACGTCCTTTTGATGAAGAAAAAAATGGACTGGCCGTACCTCGGCTGCTCAATGTGGCATTTTCGCGAAGCAAAGAGCGACTAGTGATTCTAGCTGATATGGATCACATCAACAAGGTATATGCCGATAAGATTTTGGGCAGGTTGTTGCATGATTTCATGGAAAAAGAAAAGGACACGAAAGACTGATATTCTAACAGTGGCTGTCATCCTGGAAACCTTATTTCGCTGCTCTGTTTCGGATTAAGACTTGGGATGCTGTGGTTAAGCATTGATGGGTGCTTGGAAAAGAGACGGCCCGGTTAATCAAAATCGCCTTCTTCATAGCGGCGGCTGTAGCGTTGTTCGTTAATTCGTTTGTGACCACTTAACCGCTTCGGATCAATAGCGCCCAGTATCATTTCGCGTTTGCCCAGTGCCCCCTGTGTTTTGGCAATCTTCCATCCCGCCCACGCCATTGCGCCCTGTACTTTTGAGGCCGCACAATAGGTGGAAAGAATGACATCACCGGCACTCAGGTTGTAGAGTTTTTCAAACACATTGCCTGTCCATAGGTTTGGGTTCGTATCCGGTGAAAAGGCATCGTGAAAAATATAGTTTGCTTGAATTCCCTCTTGAGATAGATCAGCAAAAAATCCGTTAAAAAGATGAAAGTCGATATGTTCCCCCATTAAAAAATGATTCATACCCAATTGTATATCATCGAAAACAGAAATAACTTCTTGCGCAATTTCGGGATTGTTCAGATGGTTGTTGTAATTTAGGTTTTGGGCAGTGATGGGATTCAGGGGATAGGCTTCTACGGAATAATAGTCCACTTTTGTATCCGGGTATTGGCTTTGGCAGTAATCCATCAGCAGCATGAGGTTGAGCCCCGTGCCGAAGCCTACTTCAAGAATAGTAATGTGGTCATGTTGGGCAAGAGCATCCAGCAGGTTGTTTTGTTTAAAAAAAACATATCGGCTTTCTGCCACAGCACCATTGGGGTTGTGAAAATGCTGGTCAAATTGCTTAGAATAAACGGTGTGAGAGCCGTCGCGGGTAGCTTCAAGTCGGTGTTCTGATTTAGAATCGGTCATTCAAAGAAGTGGCCAATTTTGATTACATTTACTATCGGATAGCTAAAATAGAGCGAAATTTATAATTACGCACATCCAAAAGATGAAAGATATGGAAGTTAAAAATATCAGGGAAAAGGCCGAAAAGTATCATCCGGAGATGGTGGAAATGCGCCGGCACCTACACCGCAATCCTGAATTGAGTTTTAAAGAATATGAGACCACTGATTTTATCATTAATAAACTTAAAGAGCTTGGTATTCCGGTAGATCGTCCGCAGGAGACCGGATGCATTGGTATTATTGAAGGAGGAAAACCTTCAGACAAAATGGTAGCCCTGCGGGCTGATATTGATGCCCTGCCCATTGCCGAAGAAGGGGATCATAAGCAAGAGTTTATGTCTGAAAATCAGGGTGTGGCCCATTGCTGTGGGCATGATAGCCACACCGCTAATCTGCTGGGTACGGCTAGCATTTTGTCTGATTTAAAAGAGCATATCGAAGGTACAGTATTGCTGATATTTCAGCCGGCTGAGGAGAAACTGCCGGGCGGCGGCCGTCTGCTTTCTGAGACCGGATATCTGCAAGATAAGGGAGTGGACGTGATTTATGGATTGCACTCCGAACCTAATTTGGAGCCAGGCAGAATAGCAACTCGGAAAGGTCCGCTGATGGCGCGTCCTGATGAATTTAAGATTGAAATTATTGGAAAAGGCGGACATGCAGCATCTCCGCATGAGGCAGTAGATCCTATTGTGATGGCTAGTCAGGTGGTAAATCAGCTGCAGACGATTGTGAGCCGTAGCGTAAATCCCACCGATCCGGCGGTAGTGACCGTCGGGAAGATCAGCGGGGGATCGGCACATAATATCATCCCCGAAAAAGTAGAGATGATTGGTACTGTGCGGACCTTTGCAGAAGAAACGGCGAATATGATCAAAGACCGTATTGAAAAAATTGTGAAAGGAGCAACGGAGTCCTCGGGTGGCAGCTATACTTTTGATTTTAATTACGGATATCCCGCCGTAAACAACACCGACTGGGCAACAGATATTGTAATCAATTCGGCCAGCGATCTGCTTGGTGCTGATAATGTAAATCTTTTGGATGATCCCATCATGGCAGGTGAAGATTTTGGGTTTTATCAACAGGAATTCCCCGGCGCTTTTTTCTTCTTGGGCAGTGGACGCCAAGAAAGTGGGTCAACATACAGTTGGCATCATCCGCAGTACAATGTTGATGAAGAATGTTTTAAGACCGGGGCAGCGCTGATGGCATCGTTGGTTTTTAAGGAACTTCCTAAAGAGTTGTAACCGCAGAGAATACCGAGGATTCGCTGAAATGACCAAATGATTTAAGTCTATCAGGGTATCGGTGTGGAAGTCCTCTCAGTATCTCTCTTAGATCTGGATATATATTGTTCATTTGTTTTAATGTAAACGCTGACTTTTCGTAATGCCGGGTATGTAAGCAAATAGAAACATGCCACTAATTTCAGGTTCAAGATTAAGATGGATAATGAAGTTTCGTTTTGGGAACAAGATTCTTTCCTCAAACCATATGATTTAATCGTGGTGGGAGCGGGCATTGTAGGGTTGTCATCAGCTCTCTTTTATAAGCAGTCCCATCCCGATACACGAGTGGCTGTTTTAGAGCGTGGGTTTTTGCCGCAGGGAGCCAGTACGCGTAATGCTGGCTTTGCGTGCGTGGGATCTGTCGGTGAGCACTTGGCAGACATGGATAAAGAGTCTGAAGCTAATATTAAAAAACGTATCCGTCGGCGGTATGAGGGACTCAAATTACTTAAGTCAACATTAGGCGAAAAAGAAATTGGGTACGAGCATTGCGGTGGATATGAGTTTTTTCGATCAGAAGAAGATTTTAATAACGTAGCCCCGCATATCGATCAGTTTAATCGCTGGATGTTTGAATTGGTTGACGAAGAAGAGGTGTATGAAGCGCGGAAGCTCCAAGACTATCCCGTAATTTACAACCGGCTGGAGGGGGCACTTCATCCCGGAAAGATGATGCAAACCTTAGCTCAAAAGGCCAGCCGGGCCGGAGTGGAGATAAAATGGAATACCACCGTTGACAGCATTGCCAAAGATGGCACGGTCCATTTAGAGGGCGATTATAGTTGTGAGGCCAATCAGGTTTTAGTTGCCGCCAACGGTTTTGTGCCGAAGCTTTTGCCGGAGATTGATATCCGGCCGGCACGAGGGTTATTATTTGTTACAGATAATATTCCAAACCTGAAATGGAAGGGCATTTTTCATCATGACAGGGGGTATGTCTACTTTCGAAATATAGATGATCGTTTGCTTATTGGCGGAGCACGTAATCTGGATAAAAGTGCCGAGCAGACTGATAAATTTGGTGAGAATACCACGATAAAAAATTACTTGACTAACTTTGCATCCAATGTTTTGAAGTTGCCTGATGATTGGCAAATTGACAGGCAGTGGTCGGGCATTATGGGGTTTACATCTACCAAGACGCCCGTTATTACACAGCTTGATACTCACCGTTTTGTGGCGGCCGGCCTTAGCGGTATGGGTATTGCCATTGGGATGGATGTGGGACGGAAGGCGGCCGGAAAACTTCAGTAAATATTCACAAAACCTATCTACCATGATTAGTCGAAAAAACTTTCTAAAGCTCACTGCTTTAGGAGGGTTTGCTCCCTTTCAACGTTTTTCATCTAGTTCATTCATGTCATTTTCCGGTACCGTAAATAAGCCTCTTGTGATCTCCACGTGGAGACATGGTGTTGCGGCGAACGAAGCTGCCTGGAAGGTGCTGGCTGATACTGGTTCGGCCCTGGATGCGGTTGAGGCCGGAGTGCGTGTGACCGAGGCCGATCCTGATGTACGGACGGTGGGATACGGCGGGCGTCCGGATCGTGATGGATATGTAACCCTCGATGCCTGTATCATGGATGAGCAAAACCGTTGTGGATCGGTTGGAGCGCTGCAGCATATTATGCATCCGATATCAGTGGCACGAAAAGTTAAAGAAGAAACACCCCACGTGATGCTGGTGGGGGAGGGCGCTCTGGATTTTGCCCTGGAGCAGGGATTTGAAAAGCAGGACCTGTTGACTGAAAAGTCCAGAAAAGATTGGGAGCAGTGGAAAGAAAATGCCGAATATCAGCCTGAGGTCAATATCGAAAATCACGATACCATTGGCTTATTGGCCATCGATAAGCAAGGCGATCTTTCGGGAGCTTGCACTACGAGTGGTACCGCCTGGAAAATGCACGGTCGAGTAGGTGATTCTCCGCTTATCGGCAATGGGTTGTTCGTGGATAATGAGGTAGGCGCTGCTGCGGCAACCGGATTGGGTGAAGAGATTATCCGCACCTGCGGGAGCCATGCCGTAGTTGAAAATATGAGGCGCGGCGATGATCCGAAAACCGCGTGCAAAAAAGCGACCCAACGCATCGCTAATAATAATGAGTCGCTTGAAAATGTTCAGGTGGGATTTATAGCGCTCAACAAACGGGGTCAATTCGGGGGCTATAGTGTACAACAGGGGTTTGATTATGCGGTTCACAGCTCAAATGACAATCAGCTAATAAAATCTCAGCACCTAATTTGATATTAAAGGATAGGACTGATAAATGGGATTCCGAGCCTGAGCCCCCGCAAAATAAGGATGATGCCTACGATAGCGATAAAGTAAGGAGACCAGTTTTTCAACTTTTGTCGGGTACTTACTGGTATTAAGTTGCCCGCCAGACTGATACTCAGCATGGCCGGAATGGTCCCCATCCCAAAACCTGCCATGAATAGGGTGCTGTTTTCAACTGCTCCAAACGTTATGGCTGTGGCCAAAGCCATATAGACAAATCCGCAGGGCAACAACCCGTTCAATATTCCAACCACAAATAGAGAACGTATCCCCCCGCGACTAAATAGGCGTTTGACCAAATTTGTGCCACGACTGATAAATTTGCCCGGAAGTGATTCCATCTTTTGAAGAAGAGCTCGAAACTGGTTCCAGATCAGCGCCAGCAGCAGTACGGTTCCCATCCCGATGGAGAGTCCTTGTTGGTAGCCGCTAATAGAGACCATCCTGCTAAGCCAGCCGACGATTACTCCGAGAATGGTATAGGTTACCACTCGTCCGGCATTGTAAGTGAGACGTGATAAGAAAAACCTGGTTTGCTTATTGGATTGTTGCGGCAATGCCAGGGCAATTGGTCCACACATACCTACACAGTGGAAGCTGCCTAAAAACCCAAATGTAATGCCTGCTAGTATCCACTCCATTATGTCAGTTAATTGTAAAAAACTGATCTAAATTAACAAAAGTATTTGACCTTAACTCGAGTAAATATTTAATTGACCGTGTTCGAAAAATTGGTGAAATAATAAAATTTTGGTTTATGACTGAGGGAACAGCAAGCTCTTCCGATTCCAAAAGCCCATCAAAAAGTTGGGAACAAAGAAATCCGGAGATTGAACGAGAAATTACCATTGATGAGTATAATCCCAAAGGCACGCTCACATTGACACTGCTATACCTCGCTATTATAGTGTTGATGTGGGTCTTCATGTTTTTCGTTGAATTTGGTGGTAATGCTCCATCTATTATTGGGTAACAAAATAAAGAATAATTCTTATGCACATTCACAAATTTGAGCGTTTTTGGATTAAGCTTTCGTTTGGTTTAATCGCCTTTTTTATTGCAAGTGTGATCTACGGTTTTGTATCTATGGATCTGAAGGTTGTCGGCGATTATCAAACGATCGATCCCCAGAATTTAGGGGAAACTGAATTTGCAAAAACCGGAGTAAGGGAGGTGACTAAAAATGGGCAAACGGAGTATGAGGTATATGTAAAAACTATGCAATTTGCTTTTCAGCCCGGCACTGCCAGTCCAATTGTCGTACCTGCTAATACGCGTGTAACATTTTACATCACCAGTCCTGATGTCCTGCA from Fodinibius salinus carries:
- a CDS encoding GntR family transcriptional regulator yields the protein MKTSAKYIADRIRLMIATKQFQVGETLPSTRQLGQQLDSSFHTVRKAYHILADEGLIRSERGKGFIVERQNTNLDKADRLEVGADKMRSLLEELIGYGLDESEIDELFQEQLSFMEWPDRIETCASIGETDELGSMLAEAIQQEVGVRSRVLNDNQYNETVKYDALFVPIQLVNKFNDFSEQGRLLPIVYSIDPDTLLSVVDRAAIETIGLVTADDETIPKIIKELKVSIKFGGSFVAGATYGSSLPLFVRETDLILYTSESAKLVEQKIPERRRIKLEYRISEQSAKTIRAELWDQ
- a CDS encoding DEAD/DEAH box helicase, with product MSDKKIKKIINRAVQAVNAEIEAVREKPARDVLYDGTRLEDHPPDTFYYQFESQNRSLRFAEVITADMDEEDELELYPVEVNDKKVVLDFPHNMGANIPKVSIEWENDFVLRRLLMELKKMLSSDNDDPRKRMERLFYPDNDAHHDEDDQIRVLDDSRRNDAQHESLIKALQNQVLYVWGPPGTGKTSTLGFMIANYLIKGKRVLFAANTNRAVDVGLLSALKALTSVEKEHLEEEITRFGEIALDSERLEDVLFEQKMQKKDRKQKEEAGNLDNLLGEYQKLQEEIDTLIDHDEEVPEELDERINMLGQRLDEYGGEAAVEEKIDQLRTVNERVELERMQLVATTLAKVCTSDLFNGQHFDAVVIDEASMANLPYLMVLAAKAKSHIVVVGDPMQLPPIALTDDIDARNFLEEDIFTFASKAETTEDLFDWHDQHRPLTTFYDTQYRLNEDLAEVLSTVFYEGRLETASPDKESDPMIGQQQSSNTTVNVIDSQKYGPRLTQKDEDKGFQPVNEVHTRILLKILKRLVIKNHVPVDEIGIIVPFRSTVYDIRNALYNNDYGMVEVGTIHTFQGREKDVVIFDTVMSGEEQYGRRRHYSVRPFDEEKNGLAVPRLLNVAFSRSKERLVILADMDHINKVYADKILGRLLHDFMEKEKDTKD
- the mnmD gene encoding tRNA (5-methylaminomethyl-2-thiouridine)(34)-methyltransferase MnmD, whose translation is MTDSKSEHRLEATRDGSHTVYSKQFDQHFHNPNGAVAESRYVFFKQNNLLDALAQHDHITILEVGFGTGLNLMLLMDYCQSQYPDTKVDYYSVEAYPLNPITAQNLNYNNHLNNPEIAQEVISVFDDIQLGMNHFLMGEHIDFHLFNGFFADLSQEGIQANYIFHDAFSPDTNPNLWTGNVFEKLYNLSAGDVILSTYCAASKVQGAMAWAGWKIAKTQGALGKREMILGAIDPKRLSGHKRINEQRYSRRYEEGDFD
- a CDS encoding M20 metallopeptidase family protein, with translation MEVKNIREKAEKYHPEMVEMRRHLHRNPELSFKEYETTDFIINKLKELGIPVDRPQETGCIGIIEGGKPSDKMVALRADIDALPIAEEGDHKQEFMSENQGVAHCCGHDSHTANLLGTASILSDLKEHIEGTVLLIFQPAEEKLPGGGRLLSETGYLQDKGVDVIYGLHSEPNLEPGRIATRKGPLMARPDEFKIEIIGKGGHAASPHEAVDPIVMASQVVNQLQTIVSRSVNPTDPAVVTVGKISGGSAHNIIPEKVEMIGTVRTFAEETANMIKDRIEKIVKGATESSGGSYTFDFNYGYPAVNNTDWATDIVINSASDLLGADNVNLLDDPIMAGEDFGFYQQEFPGAFFFLGSGRQESGSTYSWHHPQYNVDEECFKTGAALMASLVFKELPKEL
- a CDS encoding NAD(P)/FAD-dependent oxidoreductase is translated as MDNEVSFWEQDSFLKPYDLIVVGAGIVGLSSALFYKQSHPDTRVAVLERGFLPQGASTRNAGFACVGSVGEHLADMDKESEANIKKRIRRRYEGLKLLKSTLGEKEIGYEHCGGYEFFRSEEDFNNVAPHIDQFNRWMFELVDEEEVYEARKLQDYPVIYNRLEGALHPGKMMQTLAQKASRAGVEIKWNTTVDSIAKDGTVHLEGDYSCEANQVLVAANGFVPKLLPEIDIRPARGLLFVTDNIPNLKWKGIFHHDRGYVYFRNIDDRLLIGGARNLDKSAEQTDKFGENTTIKNYLTNFASNVLKLPDDWQIDRQWSGIMGFTSTKTPVITQLDTHRFVAAGLSGMGIAIGMDVGRKAAGKLQ
- a CDS encoding isoaspartyl peptidase/L-asparaginase family protein: MISRKNFLKLTALGGFAPFQRFSSSSFMSFSGTVNKPLVISTWRHGVAANEAAWKVLADTGSALDAVEAGVRVTEADPDVRTVGYGGRPDRDGYVTLDACIMDEQNRCGSVGALQHIMHPISVARKVKEETPHVMLVGEGALDFALEQGFEKQDLLTEKSRKDWEQWKENAEYQPEVNIENHDTIGLLAIDKQGDLSGACTTSGTAWKMHGRVGDSPLIGNGLFVDNEVGAAAATGLGEEIIRTCGSHAVVENMRRGDDPKTACKKATQRIANNNESLENVQVGFIALNKRGQFGGYSVQQGFDYAVHSSNDNQLIKSQHLI
- a CDS encoding sulfite exporter TauE/SafE family protein, which codes for MEWILAGITFGFLGSFHCVGMCGPIALALPQQSNKQTRFFLSRLTYNAGRVVTYTILGVIVGWLSRMVSISGYQQGLSIGMGTVLLLALIWNQFRALLQKMESLPGKFISRGTNLVKRLFSRGGIRSLFVVGILNGLLPCGFVYMALATAITFGAVENSTLFMAGFGMGTIPAMLSISLAGNLIPVSTRQKLKNWSPYFIAIVGIILILRGLRLGIPFISPIL
- a CDS encoding cytochrome c oxidase subunit II is translated as MHIHKFERFWIKLSFGLIAFFIASVIYGFVSMDLKVVGDYQTIDPQNLGETEFAKTGVREVTKNGQTEYEVYVKTMQFAFQPGTASPIVVPANTRVTFYITSPDVLHGFDLAGTNINTMAIPGQVAKLTTIFPEPREYGIVCNEYCGPAHHIMEGKVKVVPKSEFDKSNLVQ